The following coding sequences lie in one Gemmatimonadota bacterium genomic window:
- a CDS encoding redoxin domain-containing protein, whose product MGQLQSDYERIAALDTELLFINPEDLDQTRDFVAKSKVTREALSFPVLADPDRAIPTKFKIQKTTDKGEEVIPTAFIIDKEGVLRFKYVGSDPFDRPSTDSLVEILGMIEG is encoded by the coding sequence CTGGGGCAGTTGCAATCCGATTACGAACGTATAGCGGCACTCGACACGGAACTACTCTTCATCAATCCTGAAGATCTCGACCAGACCAGAGACTTCGTCGCCAAGTCGAAAGTCACGCGGGAAGCGCTCTCCTTCCCCGTACTCGCCGACCCGGATCGGGCCATACCCACCAAGTTCAAGATCCAGAAAACGACCGACAAGGGTGAGGAAGTCATACCCACCGCCTTCATCATCGACAAGGAAGGCGTCCTTCGGTTCAAGTACGTGGGCTCGGATCCCTTCGACCGGCCTTCGACCGACAGCCTGGTAGAAATCCTGGGTATGATCGAGGGTTGA
- a CDS encoding PLP-dependent transferase — MPNDHDLRYAADDYQSPNNRNFTTDAIHGGYHGTSSAVPIYQGNTNYRDGYEGTNSYGRGLDKAGGPTSGALEEQVKVLEGAEWAQATSCGMSAVSQTLFGLLRSGDRVVCHETVYAGTSMLFRDVLPVKWGVDVHMVDMCDLDALKKALEKPARMVYFEPYAHSMEFIDLARAVDLAHDAGALVVVDNTFLSPYLLRPLHYGADVVLHAMTKYMAGHGDALAGIVSGRDEEVRKQIHYMRILMGGVLAPMNAFLVHRGLKTLAFRMERHCASAQKVAEYLGQHEKVARVDYLGLPSHPNHGAATGYLHGFGGMMRFYARSGVSLDTFIGRLKMCEPWYSLGDVETLILPSGESEGEKGGFGARVSVGLEDPDDIITDLDQALDAA, encoded by the coding sequence ATGCCCAACGACCATGACCTGCGGTACGCCGCCGACGACTACCAGTCACCCAACAACCGGAATTTCACCACGGACGCCATCCACGGTGGGTACCACGGCACGTCATCCGCGGTGCCGATCTACCAGGGGAATACAAATTACCGCGATGGTTATGAAGGGACGAACTCCTACGGCCGCGGACTGGACAAGGCGGGCGGACCCACCAGCGGTGCGCTCGAAGAACAGGTGAAGGTCCTGGAAGGCGCGGAGTGGGCGCAGGCGACCTCGTGTGGCATGTCGGCGGTCAGCCAGACGTTGTTCGGCCTGCTTCGGAGCGGCGACCGGGTGGTCTGTCACGAGACCGTTTACGCCGGGACAAGCATGTTGTTCCGGGACGTGCTGCCGGTGAAATGGGGCGTGGATGTCCACATGGTCGACATGTGCGACCTGGACGCCCTGAAGAAAGCGCTGGAGAAACCCGCCCGGATGGTCTATTTCGAGCCGTACGCCCACTCCATGGAATTCATCGACCTGGCCCGCGCCGTCGACCTGGCACACGATGCAGGCGCCCTGGTCGTGGTCGACAACACCTTTCTATCGCCCTACCTTCTGCGGCCCCTGCACTACGGCGCCGACGTGGTCCTCCACGCCATGACCAAGTACATGGCCGGGCATGGCGACGCCCTTGCCGGAATCGTCTCCGGTCGTGACGAAGAGGTCCGAAAGCAGATTCATTACATGCGGATCCTGATGGGCGGCGTGCTGGCGCCCATGAACGCCTTCCTCGTACATCGGGGCCTCAAGACCCTGGCATTCCGGATGGAACGGCACTGTGCCAGTGCCCAGAAGGTGGCGGAGTACCTGGGACAGCACGAAAAGGTAGCCCGGGTCGACTACCTGGGCCTGCCTTCCCATCCGAATCACGGGGCCGCGACCGGGTACCTTCACGGTTTCGGCGGAATGATGCGTTTCTATGCCCGTTCCGGCGTGTCGCTCGACACTTTCATCGGCCGTCTAAAAATGTGCGAGCCGTGGTACAGCCTGGGCGACGTGGAGACGTTGATTCTGCCCTCGGGCGAAAGCGAAGGCGAGAAGGGCGGTTTTGGAGCGCGTGTTTCTGTGGGACTCGAAGACCCGGACGACATCATCACCGACCTGGACCAGGCGCTGGATGCGGCGTAG
- a CDS encoding aminoglycoside phosphotransferase family protein, protein MVIIKIHAGAHPVQYTESKSIIVSLLDSAGIEQTVHGVEPIGYGVTNRTSLVTLNDDTRYILREYDWPYDSSDNLHRLEKERYLHDLLLEYGVPVPAIFAEHEDESTRAVLMEYRPGHLLGNVVDTLTEVQRTQAWQSAGTALRKVHSIQLPDRCSGVIVGERVQPFEEGSWGDFQFHQAVQHANRLLRRDLGLRFDLSSMKNVLEQAVPLLNERPMVLLHNDPHPWNVLVHEVAGHWTCSAWLDWEYAWSGDPTWDLVRLDLFRLKQIGPTPDAFYEGYGAFPREPNRSIYEMAIYLWLANQYLDGEVDEERVLMPTYEAAMRYLEQIDESVESIGIGLERT, encoded by the coding sequence ATGGTTATCATTAAGATACATGCTGGAGCGCATCCGGTGCAGTATACTGAATCCAAGTCGATCATCGTGTCCCTTTTGGATAGTGCCGGAATCGAGCAAACGGTACACGGCGTAGAACCAATCGGTTATGGCGTAACCAACCGGACATCGTTGGTCACCCTGAATGACGACACGCGTTATATCCTTCGTGAATACGATTGGCCCTACGATTCAAGCGATAACCTCCACAGGCTAGAAAAAGAGCGCTATTTACACGACCTGCTTCTCGAGTACGGTGTACCCGTGCCGGCCATCTTCGCAGAGCACGAAGATGAAAGCACACGTGCCGTGCTGATGGAATACAGGCCGGGACACCTCCTGGGCAACGTCGTAGATACCTTGACCGAAGTGCAGCGCACTCAAGCCTGGCAGTCTGCCGGAACAGCTTTACGAAAAGTGCATTCGATCCAGTTGCCGGATCGCTGCTCGGGCGTGATCGTAGGGGAACGCGTCCAGCCGTTTGAGGAAGGGTCCTGGGGCGACTTCCAATTCCACCAGGCTGTACAGCACGCGAATCGTCTGCTGAGGCGGGACTTGGGATTGCGTTTCGACCTGTCGTCGATGAAGAACGTGCTGGAACAGGCGGTTCCCCTGCTGAACGAAAGACCAATGGTCCTGTTGCACAACGACCCCCATCCCTGGAATGTGCTTGTTCACGAGGTAGCCGGCCACTGGACCTGTTCAGCATGGCTCGACTGGGAATACGCCTGGTCAGGAGACCCGACCTGGGACCTTGTCCGGTTGGACCTGTTCCGGTTGAAACAGATCGGTCCGACGCCCGACGCCTTCTACGAGGGATACGGCGCCTTCCCTCGAGAACCAAATCGAAGTATATACGAAATGGCGATTTACCTGTGGCTGGCGAATCAGTACCTGGACGGGGAGGTGGACGAGGAGCGTGTACTGATGCCCACCTATGAGGCGGCAATGCGGTACCTGGAGCAAATCGACGAATCGGTGGAGAGTATTGGAATCGGGCTTGAAAGGACATAG
- a CDS encoding redoxin domain-containing protein yields the protein MIRVLARWCFALALVGLVAESADAQPRNLAPRLGQPAPEFSLQDVNGETVNFADFKGSRNLLVVVDRGWIGYW from the coding sequence ATGATACGTGTACTGGCGCGGTGGTGCTTCGCCCTGGCGCTGGTCGGCCTGGTGGCGGAATCCGCCGACGCCCAGCCCAGGAACCTGGCTCCGAGGCTGGGCCAGCCCGCACCGGAGTTCAGCCTGCAGGACGTCAACGGCGAGACGGTCAACTTCGCCGATTTCAAGGGCAGCAGAAACCTGCTGGTGGTCGTCGACCGCGGCTGGATCGGCTACTGGTGA